A region of the Drosophila subobscura isolate 14011-0131.10 chromosome J, UCBerk_Dsub_1.0, whole genome shotgun sequence genome:
aaaatccataattatggaaatattaatttgatgAATTATTGCATGGGTAGAATCTAGCATTTTCCAGGTATTCCTTTCGTAATCGCTTTAGTTATAATCCTATTTTCTTTTATCCTCAAAATTGCATCAAACGCCTAACCTCAAAGGGTATCTTCCTGTTCCAAATATCACCGATTTGTATGTGCCaactgttttttctttttatttttgtgtttggttttttgcacGCTTTACAGCGTTGTATTTTTTCGTGTTGGCTTTCGGCTgttgcgctgccgctgctgccgtgtGCTCAGTGTACGGTGCGGTGTTCGCCGCTGTTGCGGTTGCAGCACGTCTGAACGTGTTTATGGCGCGCATATCCGCAAATATGCAATCAGACTATAATCTACTTAATGTCTTTTTCACcagcgccacagccacagccagcagcaggaacaacaactaGGGGAAGTGGGTGGGTCCggtcctactcctactcccgctcccactcccactcctactCTCACTCGTAAAAAATGCGCATTCAGAATGAAGTAATGCAGTTTGCCATATTCCCCGACCAGGACCCCAATgagtgtgtgactgtgtgtgtgtgtgtgtgcgtgctggtACACGATACGGCACATTAACTGAAATTAGGCTGTCATTTGGTAAGCATTTTCGCATTAGCTtcccaacacacaaaaaatgtgttaaaagTGCGTGTTGCTTCTTTTGCCTTGGGTTTTCCAAGCGAATttcgttttatgttttttgttgcctactttttggGGCCAACGATGCGTGCCGCGCTTTGAAGTCATCAAGAATGGAAATGTGGCCAAAGAAGTCTGCAACGGCTATGGCTAAAGAGGAGGTGGAGAAAAATCAGTCGAATTTTAATGTACTGAcaggaagaaaaaaacatgtaaatttgtgtatatttagGGTTTAAAAAATATGGGAAAAAGtttaataaattttcattCCACAGTACATTCATaatattttgcaaaataaTCACAGGCTTACAGCCAACTCTTTTTGCATTATCTCCAGTGTGCATTGAGCCACTGTGATCTACTTAAATTATGTTATAGGTTGCCTGTTTTTGTGCCATCTTCTGCTTAAGTTCCCCTTCGTTTGTCTTGAATTTGCACAACCTTTTAGCTTATTTTAaagacaaaacacaaaaggcCTGTCTGcaggacaacagcaacagcgacgggaactgccaaatggcaaaaacaaaaagaaaaaaggcactggcaaaatattttgccGTAGACAACATTAGATATTGTTTTGAGCTGCACTAACAGACATGGACTGGCATTTGGCATACCCTTGCCCAAGGGTAGGACCTAAGAATGCTCTGCCATTGCAGCGCCATAGCTGCTAGAGTATATAAAACTTCGGTGCCTCAGCGTGTCCTTTAtcttgttttagttttagttttagatgctgctgttgccgctttCTGTTGCCGTTTTCTGTAGCTGCTAGCcagtcgctgtctctgtctctgtctctgtgtttcGGTGccgtttctgcttctgtttttgttggcttgaAGTCCCGGCCAGAGCCTCTGTCTGCGACTTGCTTGTTATTGTTTAGCTTGGCGCACAATGCGGCCATAAAaagcctgccctgccctgccctggcctgCCCGCCTCCCGTGCGAGGGTCTGCGAGGCGTGGAGCAGTGCAACAAAAGGCGCCCGCACCGAACAACAATTGAAACAATAAAATGGCTTTAAGGCAAGGCACACGCCAGCCACTCTGCCCGAACGGAGAGTTGATAAAAGCAATTATAGCGCCACAGAgagtcatcgtcgtcgttgtcctgctgctgacAGCCTGCAATTTACTCAAACTTTAAATCGAAATCAGCCATCACATACCATCACGTATGCATGtattggctgtgtgtgtgtgtgagcgctTTTAAATGGCGTTAAACAATCCCTTGACCATCTCATCGGAGGTGTCGATGCTCAGCTTGTAGTAGCCCGCGCGCCGCAGGTGTcgctcgtcctcctcctccacgtGGTAGATGGCCTCGACGGGCAGCATAATCTCCGACTCGTTGGGCCGGATGAGCTTGCGGGCGTCCTTGCGGAAGATGGCCACCGCCTTGGCCATGCTGCAGTGGGCGCGCACATAGTGCTGCAGGCAGAGGCCATCCCGCCGCGCTGCCAGTCGGCTCTGAATGCGGTCCAAGCGGGCaatcagccgcagcagaatGTAGCGGGCATAGCGATCCTTgatctgcagcagcgacaactcGCCATCCACTCCATGGCCCATGCCAGGGCGCAGGTAGACGCTCATCAGGACGAACACGAAGACGGCATTGATCAGGAATATCACAAAGAGCATCGACAGCTGAAAGCGATCGATCTCCTGCGCGAATGTCTCCGCCAATTGCTTCCAGTACATCAGATCGAGGCTGTGCATACGCAGTTGGTAGTGCAGATAGGCCGTCACCACGGCGCCCACACTGCTGTAGATGGCAATGCACGGATAATTGTAGTGGAAGAAATGCACGcacagccgccacagccaTTTACAGAGATTCATTTTGTCTGCCACTAGAGAGGAGCGAGTGCCAGAGGAGGCAGCGGAGCTGGGATTCTAACGAATTTTCGGTTGCTGTTgactttgttttaattttgagtttgagtttccGAAAAGGATTGAGTCGAACTGAATCGAACTCGCTCTGAGTGTTGCCGTTGGGACTACTCTGATGTCGTATAAGAGTGTTTTTTTCAGCCCCTGCAACTGTCGAGCCGATGCCGTTGTGGATGTCAAACTTGTTCGAGGGTTGAAAGCACAGCCAGCAGGTTTGAGCGTGGCAGAAGTTTGAGTTGCTTTGCGTGCTTTGAGTTGTTCGAGTCGTTCGAGCTGCTTTCCTTTGCAACCCCTGCAACCCAGAACAAGTTGTGGCTGCAACTATTCGATTGCGGCTTGAGCTTCAAGCCCGcccacaacagcaactgcaacccCAACTACAACATTGGTCTGGTGTTGGTTATGGCCTCGTCGTGGCCTCTTAATGGTGGTGCTGTTTGGTCTTCCCCTCTACCCCTTGTCAGTTTTGCTCAAAAATATGCAACTTCTTGTTCAGCGACAATATTCCGCTATCTTTGTGCCAACTTTTGCTCTGGCAGTCACTCCCCCCTCACAACACCCACTATCCCCCCCTGAGCGAACGATCCGAGACGTTGATAAGCCATAAGCAAGCAGTGAAAAGGGGTAGAAAGAAGCAGggaaaaataaagtaaaaaaacacagaaaaatcaTCATAGCCTTTCCAAGCGCAATGCaattttgtttctctctctctctctcccccgctctttctcttttttggttgattttgtgccctctttttggtttgcttgttcgctttttcgttttttcgcTTCTCGTTTTGCACTTATTATTGTCTTTCTGCGCTGGACGCTTTTTTTCTGTCTGTTTTGTGGCCCTCGCCCGGACGAAGTGCATGCAAAACTGCATTTTGTAGACAagccgaaaaccgaaaactgCCAGCCAAAAcggaaatattcaaaaattgttcttgttgctggcaAAAGTCGCGGAGGGTGGTGGGCGGGGGGTGTCctatctgtagctgtgtgtctgtgcctgtgtgtgtgtgtgcgcgctaATAAAAACGTAAAATTTAATGGTAACGGAAGGCACTAAAAAACAGGCTCACCGACAGGGCACCCGCCAAGTCGTTGGGTTCCCTTTTTGGGCTGCTCGGCTAGTCCTTCGGCGTAGTggcagtggtagtggcagtgCTCTTTGACTGTATGGAGTAGTGGCGCTGGCGATAACCAAGCAACGAACCACAACCGCACaagggagagtgggagtgggagtgggagtggcaacGAGTCGATGGGCAAAACTGTAACTACGCCAACCGCCgacgtcgctgccgctgccgttgctgccgccgACGCAGTGGAGCGCCCATCCGTGCACGTCAAA
Encoded here:
- the LOC117894327 gene encoding uncharacterized protein LOC117894327, giving the protein MNLCKWLWRLCVHFFHYNYPCIAIYSSVGAVVTAYLHYQLRMHSLDLMYWKQLAETFAQEIDRFQLSMLFVIFLINAVFVFVLMSVYLRPGMGHGVDGELSLLQIKDRYARYILLRLIARLDRIQSRLAARRDGLCLQHYVRAHCSMAKAVAIFRKDARKLIRPNESEIMLPVEAIYHVEEEDERHLRRAGYYKLSIDTSDEMVKGLFNAI